One region of Flavobacteriales bacterium genomic DNA includes:
- a CDS encoding GLPGLI family protein codes for MKNILTTVCTLAVLFCYSQSVTVRYSETMDLSNELAEMEMPEDLGGLSGEFIKNMISSAMNKPSTFELKANKIGETIYSAIEDETEENGSMISMYVSSNEDIIYTNYQQKTYTQQSNFMSRKFLIDGEIKQLDWTLLNEDSRIAGYDCKKAFSLDTPTDTVYAWYSDAIPFQYGPKKFGGLPGLILKVSIEGTEIIATSVSLSKDDLEINKPQKGKKVSAQEFEEIQKKRMNDMGGREDGSKIEIITM; via the coding sequence ATGAAAAATATTCTAACTACTGTATGTACCCTAGCTGTATTATTTTGTTATTCCCAATCTGTCACGGTAAGGTATAGCGAAACAATGGACTTATCTAACGAACTAGCTGAAATGGAAATGCCTGAAGATTTAGGAGGTTTAAGCGGTGAGTTTATTAAAAATATGATTTCTAGCGCAATGAATAAGCCATCAACATTTGAGCTGAAAGCCAATAAGATTGGAGAAACTATATATAGTGCCATTGAAGACGAAACAGAAGAAAATGGTTCAATGATTTCAATGTATGTTAGTAGTAATGAGGATATTATATATACAAATTATCAGCAAAAAACATATACACAACAAAGTAACTTTATGTCACGCAAGTTTTTAATAGATGGAGAGATAAAACAGCTTGACTGGACACTTCTCAATGAAGATTCGCGCATTGCAGGATATGATTGTAAAAAAGCTTTCAGCTTGGATACGCCAACAGATACGGTTTACGCTTGGTATTCCGATGCCATACCCTTTCAATATGGACCAAAGAAATTTGGTGGTTTGCCAGGACTTATTTTAAAAGTGTCAATCGAGGGAACGGAAATTATAGCCACTTCGGTATCTCTATCAAAAGATGATTTGGAGATTAATAAGCCACAAAAAGGCAAAAAAGTTAGTGCTCAAGAGTTTGAGGAAATTCAAAAAAAGAGGATGAATGATATGGGAGGCAGGGAAGATGGATCTAAAATAGAAATAATTACAATGTAA
- the uvrC gene encoding excinuclease ABC subunit UvrC translates to MEVSEDIKSVLQNLSTEPGVYHFYDAKEALLYVGKAKNLKRRVSSYFNRKHDSFKTTYMVRKIHRIETLVVDTEMDALLLENNLIKKYQPRYNILLKDDKTYPWICIKKEPFPRVFYTRQLIKDGSEYFGPYTNPKIISAMLNFIRQIYPLRTCKYHLSEQNIQAGKFKECLEFHIGNCLAPCVGKQEGQHYEQDVEQIRQILKGNIRSVVQHFKAEMFKLSEKMEYEKAQVVKEKIEQLEHYQSKSSIVSPSINDVDVFSIVSDQDYAYVNFFKVSSGAIIQAHAMEIKKKLDETDEELLTMAITEIRQRFHSTSKEAFLNIPIKSKWQNLKISVPKIGDKYKLVNLCFKNAKNIQKDRIRKNEELRHRLDNKRVLEQLQHDLRLSSKPRHIECFDNSNIQGTNPVAACVVFKNAKPSKKDYRLFNIKTVSGPDDFASMQEVVYRRYKRLMNEGHDLPQLIVIDGGKGQLSSALKSLEKLNLHHTIAIIGIAKRLEEIYFPNDSIPLYLDKRSESLKVIQQLRNEAHRFGINHHRNRRSKNSLGTSLDNIVGIGPKTVDTLISHFGSVKRVLEAQEDELTKLVGMRKAQLILEMKKK, encoded by the coding sequence ATGGAAGTTTCAGAAGACATAAAATCAGTATTACAGAACCTTAGCACCGAGCCAGGAGTATATCACTTTTATGACGCTAAAGAAGCTCTTTTATATGTCGGCAAGGCTAAAAACCTCAAACGCAGGGTGTCGTCTTATTTCAATCGCAAACACGACAGTTTCAAAACGACTTATATGGTACGCAAAATACACCGTATCGAAACCCTAGTCGTCGATACCGAAATGGACGCCTTATTGCTTGAAAACAACCTCATCAAAAAATACCAACCTCGCTACAACATCTTACTCAAAGACGATAAAACCTACCCTTGGATTTGTATCAAAAAAGAACCTTTTCCTCGAGTATTCTATACCAGACAACTCATCAAAGACGGTTCTGAATATTTTGGTCCCTACACCAATCCAAAAATCATTAGTGCTATGCTGAATTTTATTCGGCAGATTTACCCTCTAAGAACATGCAAATACCATTTGTCTGAACAAAATATTCAAGCGGGCAAATTCAAAGAATGTTTGGAATTTCATATTGGAAATTGCTTAGCCCCTTGTGTTGGCAAACAAGAAGGCCAACATTATGAGCAAGACGTGGAACAAATACGCCAAATATTAAAAGGAAACATACGTTCTGTAGTTCAACATTTCAAAGCAGAAATGTTCAAGCTATCAGAAAAGATGGAGTATGAAAAAGCCCAGGTTGTAAAGGAGAAGATAGAACAGTTAGAACATTATCAGTCTAAATCGTCTATCGTTAGCCCAAGCATTAATGACGTTGATGTTTTTAGTATTGTTTCCGACCAAGACTACGCTTATGTTAACTTTTTTAAAGTGTCTAGTGGAGCTATCATACAAGCCCACGCTATGGAAATAAAAAAGAAATTAGACGAAACGGACGAAGAGCTCCTCACAATGGCTATTACAGAAATTCGCCAACGTTTTCACAGTACATCTAAGGAGGCGTTTTTAAATATTCCAATAAAATCCAAATGGCAAAATTTAAAAATTTCAGTTCCAAAAATTGGCGATAAATACAAATTAGTCAATCTCTGTTTTAAGAATGCTAAAAACATACAAAAAGACCGTATTCGTAAAAATGAAGAATTGCGTCATCGATTAGACAACAAAAGGGTGTTGGAGCAGTTACAACACGACTTGCGACTCAGTTCAAAACCTCGTCATATCGAATGTTTTGACAACTCCAATATACAGGGTACTAACCCAGTGGCAGCTTGTGTGGTCTTCAAAAACGCAAAACCCAGCAAGAAAGACTACCGTTTGTTTAATATCAAAACCGTATCAGGTCCTGATGATTTTGCATCTATGCAAGAGGTTGTATATAGACGCTATAAACGCTTGATGAATGAAGGTCATGATTTACCTCAACTTATCGTTATTGACGGCGGTAAAGGACAGCTTAGCTCTGCTTTGAAGAGTTTAGAAAAACTAAATCTACACCATACCATAGCCATCATAGGTATTGCTAAACGATTAGAAGAAATATATTTTCCTAATGATAGTATTCCCTTATATTTAGACAAACGCTCCGAAAGCCTGAAAGTCATTCAGCAACTGCGTAATGAAGCCCATCGTTTTGGCATTAACCACCACAGAAACAGAAGAAGTAAAAATAGTCTTGGGACTTCATTAGACAATATCGTCGGAATAGGCCCTAAAACAGTCGATACTTTAATCAGTCATTTTGGTTCTGTAAAACGTGTTTTAGAAGCCCAAGAAGACGAACTCACCAAGTTAGTAGGCATGCGCAAAGCACAGCTTATTTTGGAGATGAAAAAAAAATGA